Part of the Anopheles coluzzii chromosome 3, AcolN3, whole genome shotgun sequence genome is shown below.
GCAAGAATTAGAAACATAGAAACGAGCGCGAGTGCAATTTTTAGTAAGAATTCAACGATGGAACAGCCGATCGAACCCGATGTAGAGGTTACCTTTACAATGCCTAGCTTTAATTTATCCACCGATCCGACGGCCGAAGCGGATGCAAAGCAACCACAACCAACATCGATTCCTGCAACGACAAACGCAACGATTCCAGCAACCGGTGGTGGCAACGCAAATGTCGCAGTACCTGCCACTCCAAAGCGAAGAGGCAGCGCAGTGAAAGAGCACACATCCGATTCTAAATTACAGAAACTAGAAGAGAAGGCCACCAAGGCTCAGGAGGCCTATGAGAAGGAAGAGAAGCTGCGCAAGGAGCTGGAGGCCCTCAACAGCAAGCTGCTGGCTGAGAAGACCGCTCTCTTGGACTCGCTGTCCGGTGAGAAGGGTGCCCTCCAGGAATACCAGGAGAAGGCCGCCAAGCTGACCGCCCAGAAGAACGACCTGGAGAACCAGCTGCGCGTAAGTATCCCGTGTTATGGTGGAAGTGCTTACAACTATAGGGCGATCTTTGCAAAGATCGTCTTTGTGTCGTTCGCCCGCCCGCCAGCGGATGCTGCGTTTGCTCACTATACTTACTATTACTGTGTTGTTTCGTGCGCGGTTCTATCGTTCTACAGGACACCCAGGAGCGCCTGGCCCAGGAAGAGGATGCCCGCAACCAGCTCTTCCAGACCAAGAAGAAGTTGGAGCAGGAAATCGGCAGCCAGAAGAAGGATGCTGAGGACCTGGAACTGCAGATCCAGAAGATTGAGCAGGACAAGGCCTCGAAGGATCACCAGATCCGCAACTTGAATGATGAGATCGCCCACCAGGATGAGCTCATCAACAAGCTGAACAAGGAGAAGAAGATGCAGGGTGAGGTCAACCAGAAGACCGCCGAAGAGCTGCAGGCCGCCGAAGACAAGGTGAACCACCTGAACAAGGTGAAGGCCAAGCTGGAGCAGACTCTGGATGAGCTGGAGGACTCGCTTGAGCGCGAGAAGAAGCTGCGCGGTGACGTCGAGAAGGCTAAGCGCAAGGTTGAGGGTGACCTCAAGCTGACCCAGGAGGCTGTTGCCGATCTGGAGCGCAACAAGAAGGAGCTGGAGCAGACCGTCCTGCGCAAGGATAAGGAGATCTCCGCCCTGTCTGCCAAGCTGGAAGACGAGCAGTCGCTGGTTGgcaagctgcagaagcagatCAAGGAACTGCAGGCTCGCATTGAGGAGCTCGAGGAGGAAGTCGAGGCCGAGCGTCAGGCCCGCGCCAAGGCTGAGAAGCAGCGTGCTGATCTGGCCCGCGAGCTCGAGGAGCTGGGCGAGCGTCTGGAGGAGGCTGGCGGTGCCACCTCGGCCCAGATTGAGCTGAACAAGAAGCGTGAGGCTGAGCTGGCTAAGCTGCGCCGCGATCTGGAGGAAGCCAACATCCAGCATGAGGGCACTCTGGCTAACCTGCGCAAGAAGCACAACGATGCCGTCGCTGAGATGGCCGAGCAGGTCGATCAGCTGAACAAACTGAAGACCAAGTGAGTATCGCGTAATGCCCCATCCTTCATAGGGTCTTGTGGGGCCCTGTTTACCTTTCTTTCGCAGGTCTGGTTGCAAGTGCCCTAACGACGCCACAAAGGGATTGCTGTTTGGTTGGAATGCGCGAAACGGTTGATCTAAACTGCatatttctttctcttttctttctcgCAATCTATATCTGCTCttgccaaacaaacaaaaaatctcttGCTTCTCGTACGCTCGTGGGGTGATATTTGCGGgaaatatgaaaacaaaacgcaataCTAACCAGGGCTGAACATGACCGCGCTAACATGTACAATGAGCTGAACAACACTCGTACTGCCTGCGATCAGCTGTCCCGCGAAAAGGTAACGTATCGGACACAGCCATGGAAAGGCATCTGCTCTTTCATACCACCGACGACCGCGTGCCCATGGGTGTACAACATGAATTACACTACAacaagggaaaacaaaaagccgAAGGAATCGACTAGCTTTCCTTTTCACCTCCTTCCCTATATTACATATCCAACCAAAGCAAAATTCAACCAACGAAGCAATTGAACCGATCCACAAACAGAGTACCAGACACGGACAGCAACACAACGGCAACAGAAGTGGCGATTGTGGCACATAACATAGAATGTGCTAAAGATGATCTTCATCTGCCTAGCAAACGTTGACAATTTCTATCAAAATCGAATATGTTTCATTTACAAACGAATGGTCCAACACAGAAATCATATATTCTCTTTCTGTTCACAATACTTATTCTCCTCAGAGCTGAGAAAGAGCGTACTCAATACTTTGCTGAGTTGAACGATGCCCGCATCGGTTGCGATCAGCTTTCCAATGAAAAGGTATACAGAGGCCATTAGCAATATTCAGCGTTCTTGTGCTCTTTCCGCTGCTGAATACTACTGATCTTACTAAAGAGTTGAATTTCATAGCTCTCTAAAACTTTCTACCAGAATCATTTTTAACCGTTTTGCTTCTTAAAATCTATAAGCAATTTACTACAACCCAATGCGCAGGCTAAAACACTACTGCAAACGATGTCTTTATTGACTTGCCGAATTACGCTGTAAATATATTTCGCCTTCTTTTCGAATGTATCGCCGTAAGCTCTACTCTGAGTAATCTTCTAAATTGAAATATTGGCTGCCTCTTCAACAATTTACTCTACTGCCAAATTCATTCATactaacacacatacacacaaacattcacTTTCTATCATTACTACTGTGTATATGACAAATTCCATTTCTACTTCAGTAAATTTACACACTTATATTTCCTTTAAAATTTCACTAGCCATACCAATTCACATAACCATCTTGTTGATACACTCACTCGGCTATACGCATCCTCTGTACAGAGCCAGATGTTTGACTACTGCGTACAGCGCAGCATGTGCCACTTGCTAACCCGTTTCTTTGATCGTGATGTACACAGGCCGCCCAGGAGAAGATCGccaagcagctgcagcacacTCTGAACGAAGTACAAAGCAAGTTGGACGAAACCAACCGCACTCTGAACGATTTCGATGCCTCCAAGAAGAAGCTGTCGATCGAGAACTCCGATCTGCTGCGCCAGCTGGAGGACGCCGAGTCGCAGGTGTCGCAGCTGAGCAAGATCAAGATCTCGCTCACTCAGCAGCTCGAGGATACCAAGCGTCTTGCCGACGAGGAGGCTCGCGAGCGCGCCACCCTGCTGGGCAAGTTCCGCAACCTGGAGCACGACCTGGACAACCTGCGCGAGCAGGTTGAGGAGGAGGCTGAGGGCAAGGGAGACATCCAGCGCCAGCTCAGCAAGGCCAACGCTGAGGCTCAGCTGTGGCGCAGCAAGTACGAGTCGGAGGGCGTTGCCCGTGCCGAGGAGCTCGAGGAGGCCAAGCGTAAGCTGCAGGCCCGCCTTGCCGAGGCTGAGGAGACCATCGAGTCGCTGAACCAGAAGTGCATTGCACTGGAGAAGACCAAGCAGCGCCTGGCCACCGAGGTCGAGGATCTGCAGCTCGAGGTTGACCGTGCCTCGTCGATTGCCAACGCTGctgagaagaagcagaaggcGTTCGACAAGATCATTGGAGAATGGAAGCTGAAGGTCGACGATCTGGCCGCCGAGCTGGATGCCTCGCAGAAGGAGTGCCGCAACTACTCGACCGAGCTGTTCCGTCTGAAGGGTGCCTACGAGGAGGGCCAGGAGCAGCTTGAAGCCGTCCGCCGTGAGAACAAGAACTTGGCCGATGAGGTCAAGGATCTGCTGGACCAGATCGGTGAGGGTGGCCGCAACATCCACGAGATCGAGAAGTCGCGCAAGCGCCTGGAGGCCGAGAAGGACGAGCTGCAGGCCGCCCTCGAGGAGGCTGAAGCCGCCCTGGAGCAGGAGGAGAACAAGGTTCTGCGTGCTCAGCTTGAACTGTCTCAGGTCCGTCAAGAAATTGACCGCCGCATCCAGGAGAAGGAAGAAGAGTTCGAGAACACTCGCAAGAACCACCAGCGCGCCCTGGACTCGATGCAGGCTTCCCTGGAGGCCGAAGCCAAGGGCAAGGCCGAGGCTCTGCGTATGAAGAAGAAGCTGGAAGCCGACATCAACGAGCTGGAGATTGCTCTGGATCACGCCAACAAGGtaagcaaacgaacgaacagcATCCCCATCCGGTGCCAGCAGCACCATCTGAAACAAAACTAACCCGATAATCCACTCGTTTCATACGCAGGCTAACGCTGAGGCCCAGAAGAACATCAAGcgctaccagcagcagctgaaggaCGTCCAGAGCGCCCTGGAGGAGGAACAGCGCGCCCGCGACGATGCCCGCGAGCAGCTGGGTATCTCGGAGCGCCGTGCCAACGCTCTCCAGAACGAACTGGAGGAGTCGCGCACCCTGTTGGAGCAGGCCGACCGTGGCCGTCGCCAGGCCGAGCAGGAGCTCAGCGATGCTCACGAGCAGCTGAACGAAGTGTCCGCCCAGAACGCTTCGATCGCCGCCGCCAAGAGGAAGCTCGAGTCTGAGCTGCAGACCCTGCACTCCGACCTGGATGAGCTGCTGAACGAGGCCAAGAACTCCGAGGAGAAGGCCAAGAAGGCTATGGTTGATGCCGCTCGTCTGGCTGATGAGCTGCGCGCCGAGCAGGACCATGCCCAGACCCAGGAGAAGCTGCGCAAGGCGCTTGAGCAGCAGATCAAGGAGCTGCAGGTCCGCCTGGATGAGGCCGAATCGAACGCCCTGAAGGGAGGCAAGAAGGCTATCCAGAAGCTGGAGCAGCGCGTCCGCGAGCTCGAGTCGGAGCTGGACAGCGAACAGAGACGACATGCCGATGCCCAGAAGAACCTGCGCAAGTCGGAGCGTCGCATCAAGGAGCTGACCTTCCAGTCGGAGGAAGACCGCAAGAACCACGAGCGCATGCAGGATCTGGTTGACAAGCTGCAGCAGAAGATCAAGACTTACAAGAGGCAGATTGAGGAAGCCGAGGAGATCGCCGCCCTCAACTTGGCCAAGTTCCGTAAGGCCCAGCAGGAGCTGGAGGAAGCCGAGGAGCGTGCCGACATTGCCGAACAAGCTGCCACCAAATTCCGCACCAAGGGAGGACGTGCCGGTTCCGTACAGCGTGGTGCTAGCCCAGCAGTAAGTACCATGTAAACAAGGGCTGGTCCCAGCCCCCTCTCGCCTCAGTCAGCATGCCATCAACCTTTTTCGCAGTGCTTTTCAACCCAATGTTCTATCTGAGTACTTTTGAATCATCCACGCCATTTTTAACCGCTCGTGCTGCACAGGCAGCCGAGCGCGCAACGCGAACCCTTTGCtagaggaaaaaagaaaagaaaggttAGCCATCTGAATTCACTCATTTGCGCGGTTTGGCCAATTTTTATTACTAGTGGGCACCAGAGAGGGGCCATTCAGAATAAAGTCGAGTCGCGAATTTGTTAAGAAacgaaatagaaaataattgaGCGGATTACGGCTTCGTGCAGAGGATCCGACCTAGCTTAGCTTCTCTCTCCTCAGCTGAACCCTTAAGAAGATaaagaaaacagaacaaaaaacagaaacaacagcaacatcagcgTAAAATCCTTTCACACCTCGGTGAAAAACTTTATTCGAGAAGAATAAAATCGAATGATGCGAATGATATAATGATAACTTAGCTGCAATTTTCATCACCCTAGTTCGCTTTCCGTTGTGGGTTTTCTacagttttgtttgctacATAGCTATATCATCTCAACCGCAACGAATCTTTTCTTACTACTTACCCACTCTTTTGTatcttgtttatttattttttttatatctacCTTTGTATTTGCTATCGAATCtaccttttgtttttgttttatatccTACTGTTACCGCGAAGATGCTTCTCTCTTCATCCATTAAACCGAATGCAATCAGAATTACCAAATACAGTTGTACTGGAAGTCTGctaaaacgaaacgaaaccaataattcttcctttctttgtaTCAATCCAGCCGTCGGTGGTCAGAGCGTAAAGCGTGTCCGCTGACTCCCAAGCAGTTGTGTTTGATTGAGAGTATGTGTATGCGAACCGTTTTTACGACCAAAGAAATCCCAAAAGAATCCCGAAGCCTTCCTAGCAACCCCCCTCTCTACTGATACGATTGCGATTATTCCTTCGactcttcgtcttcttctgcCTTCACTTCTAcgtcttattcttcttctcgcCACCGAGCTGCAACTGCACTTCTGCAAAGAGCAAACTTTATGATacgactgtgtgtgtatgtgtgtatccAAAACGAAACTAGAACCCAAAATCCCACCATTGCAAAGTATCCGCCACCTACCATAGCGTTCGGCTTGATCAGGCCAACCAGTAAGTGCTCTTTAGCTCTCCGCAAGCCACCGATAATGGGGTTTTGCATGAGcaagtttattattttctgtttctttttttgtgttacaaTAACATATTTACCAAACATTTCCAATTGTTTCAATTGTTCCCCGTTATTGTACCCTATTTCCGTACCTACTCCAACAATCTGTAAAGGATGTCTTATACTCCTTCTCTCTCTgtattcctttttgtttctgctAATCTACTGATATTTTACCAAAACGACTAAATGTCTCCAACCAATGAAGCACCCATTAACCGAGAGCATTGTGTAGTATTATTAGCCTCATTGTCTCATTAGTGTACTATTTGTAATCGACCCGATTTAATCACATCACACCGAACAGCCCTGTACAACTCGATCATCCGCCAAACGAGCCCCTCTCATCTCACGATCGAACATACGAACGAACCCTTGAACAAGCTGGCGATGCGCAATGGGAGTTCCACCTCATTTTACTACCTACCTTTCTTCAGAAATCAGAATCGTCAATTTCTTTCACTCGATAGCACACATTatgcacagtgtgtaaaccaTTTGAGCATGGTTTCATTTCTCATGCATTTCTGGGAAGCTGTTCCCTTGGAACGACGCACAGCCATCTCATGGCATACTCACATCACATTTCATTcggtgagagtgtgtgtgtgcaatgtgttgtttttaccATTTTCTCTAACTGTCAGCTGTCGTAGAAGTTTCTTATCCCCCCATTAGCTGCCGGTGCAAAAGCCGGCTCCAAGCTACCCTACCCCCGCCACTCACTTCCTTCGCACAGCTTACCAAAAGCAATACTGACTCTGGGGTACGACCCCTGCcgtttctcttctctttttgcAGCCCCAGAGACAGCCGTCTGCCATGCCTGCTCTTGCAGGACTGAACCTTCCCACATTCGACGATCACGGTTTCTAAATTCGTTCAGCACACAACACCAACCCCCAAACAGCAACAGAACAACAGCGCAGTACACCACCTTCAGCAGCACAGGGAGTCACACCATCCAACCCTGTGTGCATCTGTTAACACTTTAGTGTCGTAACCCCGCACCAGCAAAACAAGTGTCCGCTAATCCTTTCTGTGAGTCGAGGTGTGTCCGTTCTAATGATCAGCTCCTTCTCCACGCATATCAACCCGGGGCAGCGGCACAGCGCACAAATTCGCCCTTCCCGTCAGTGACCCGCCGCCGGAAGTCGTTCGAAGCCGTTAACTATCGAAtacaaaacatgaaaaaagaGACACGTAACAACATCAACATAAAATGTACCGCGCCGGTACACAGGGAGCTAAGGAATGGGGCACGAaacatcaccagcagcaacatcgGTGCCGCGTTCGGTAAGCCAGAAAAGTAGGTAGCGGATGGAGAACGGAAAGTACTTTCGGACCACCTGTCATCCACCCGCGTCCGGACAGAggaaggaaaagggaaaagaatcAAATCTTACAGCAGCGTCGCAAATGGAAAGCTaactaaaaaaagaaaaaagagacacacaacacacgagcACGAGCAAAAAATACAAAGTTTAGGACATCTACTATCAATGGAAACACGTACGTTTGATTGGACAAACGGTTTTACGTTAAAGCTAATACGTCAGCCCTTTAAACTAGAACGCTAAAACagatttgttcttttttggcaCTTTCCCCTTCCTTCTTGGCTGTTGCTTTCCGCTTTTCTGCACCTGCACCTACTTTTCACCCCGGCACCCGGACGCATTCCTGACCCCATTGCCGGCGCGCCATCGAAATCGACAACCGAAATTCATCTCCATCACGAATCAGTGCGGTTACGGCCGCGGTTCGGTGAAATGAAGCGCCGGGCTGCACGCCCGTGTTCGAAGTGTGTCGGTCGGAAGACGATCTATTGAAACGAATGCGATCACCCTGAAAATCAACAGCGACCACGTGAGGCCCACATGAAGAAAAGCCAACAGCGACACGTGGAGTTCCCTGAACCCTCCAtatgcaaaagaagaaaacacaaaagcaTAAAGAGCGAAAATCAATCCCACtcggaagaagatgaagaacaaaaacaaaaagaaaacattcacgctaagcaaaagcaacaacaacaacggctttgcacaattgaattgaaaaacaaTCCGTTTTATATATCCGCTGTACTGCGAGTTGGTGACGACGAAGGTGGTGTGGGACATTTGAACCAAAGAGATCGATACTAAGAAGAACCCAAGGAAAACcatgaaaaactaaacaaacggAATACTTAGACATTAATGAACATCAAAACAGAAATGATAATGATTTGCAAATAGTGTTTATACAGAGTTTTTACTTCAAACCTATCCCATATTTGCTTTTGTACACCACCAACCAACGTTCAGTTTTAAATTATCCGTCGAACAAAGTTTCATTTACTATCTCCAGTTCCCTTTTCCCCAATTGCCACAGACACAACAGTCAACTCCACCCTTCGTTCTTCGAGTATGGTTTTGTacgttgtttaattttttgtatcCGTGGCAAACAGTTTTCGctctgaatgttttttttaattatattttttataacaaaagtaatacaaaatgtatttatttttataatttaaaaagatGAGAGAAGGTAATAATAACGAAATAAGATACTTCTATTCGAAAATGAATGCAACTGTGTGATTGGTTTCGGGTTCGGGAGCGATCGGGGAAAatctgggggggggggggggtgggggggtgtTTAACCATGATATCACAAGCACTTATTAGCATTATGTTGTGGAAAGAAACATTATAAAGGCTGCAGTAAATAGACGAAGCTTAATAAAAGCAACAAGGGTTAGAATATGATCGAAGCTGCAACTTTTTCGCCATATTTTTCACGCGCGCGCTCCATCCTTCGTAGGTTGAGTGTACCAAGTGCTGCTTACACGTTGGGAAATCAGCAACATTAAGATTACGATAATGTGAGGCGCGATCACTTACTCGTTTGACGCGCAAGCTTCTACAAAGTTGGGTGACATCGATTCCCAACCAGACCGACGTTCAGTTACAAAGAATGGCTATCCGGTTATGAAATAGTAGTAAGTGTTCCTGTGTAGAGAAGTATAACCACACATATCGTAACGccatagaagaaaaagaatgtCAAGatcaatgttttatttgtgtatAATTATACACATACTTATCTTAGgatattgtttaatttttgaattgtttgtttCTCGTTCTTTAGATAACAGTGATCCGTGTGAACGTTTCTAAAAAGTTGAATGCTTACAGGAGTTTCATCCCTGATTCATCCCGATAACAATGAGCAGTTTAGGCAGGAGAATGATAGATcggagcgagagcgagagcgactCGAGAGCATTAGATAAACGAAAGTGAGCGAAGACGGGCGTTTATTGGAAATGAACGAATAAAGTACcgttatattattattcttattattattcttattcttattattagtattattattatagttattattattattattattattattattattattattattattatgatgatgattattattattattattattattattattattattattattttattattattattattattattttattattattattattattattattattattattattattattattattattattattattattattattattattattattattattataattattattattattattattattattattattattattattattattattcttgttattattattattattattattattattattattattattattattattattattattattattattattattattattattattattattattattattattattattattattattattattattattattattattattattattattattattattattattattattattattattattattattattgttattattattattattattattattattcttgttattattattattattattattattattattattattattattattattattattattattattattattattattattattattattattattattattattattattattattattattattattattattattattattattattattattattattattattattattattattattattattattattattattattattgttattattattattattattattattattattattattattattattattattattattattattattattattattattattattactattattattattattattattattattattattattattattattattattattattattattatcgcAGCTGATGGATCTGAGAAACACAAAGTGCCTGAATGCCAATGATACCTACCCCTCCTATTTTTCGTGGCAGGGTTACTCTCTCGACGGATGCTTTTAGGTGACGCGagagattattattattattatcaatattattactattattaacATTTTACTGAAGTTTTTTGAGCTGAAGATTCAGTAATCCTTGCAGTAAAAGAAATGTTAACTGAATCATTCGGTAATGTTCGGGGCTCTCCAAAATGACTGCTCGTTTACTAAAATTACAATAAAGCCTTTCGcatattactgatttttcagtagtTGGTAGCTATTAAAAAGCGATGGAATATTGCTTTAAAATTAAGTTTTTATTAATGCAAAGATATTGCCAGTCCCTCAGTTCATATTCATCAATGTTTTACGTTATTTGatacagtttttatactgttTTTTGCCATAACATTTGATGATGGCTCAGTAATCGCTCACAGACATCACGAAATTTTAGCAACCACAGTTAATTGTGGCAAAGATGTTAAACACCAACACGACCGCAAATACTTTAAAATTAGTTCTGCAAGTCGAAATATCACCTTATTTTTATCGGGATGACTGTAACCATCTAccaaattaaattttgatcATCATGCGCAAGAGGACACCGCGTTACTTTGTTTTGATGTCGATTTGACATAatgaattgctgcattttcagtaatttgttttgttgatattCAGTGAAACGACCAATTTGACACtgattttactgattttcagttaaattttcattactgaaatgcattcagtaAATTGTGTTACTGCAAATAagtaaaaacatgacattTTTGCTGAAAAccagtaaaatattctattactgTATcgtttcagcaaaaaaaaactttgctgaagcaggatgagaaaatttgccGTGTAAGAATGGGAAtggatttatgaaaaaaattgtGCGTTAAAAGGGATATTTAAAGAGCTTTACAGACAATACTTTcaacataataaaataatgaacatGTTCAATTATACATTTACTAATTTATATTGGTTTCTTTTAATTGATCAAcagtgaaatgtttcattgtAAGTTATCACTTTATTTTACACTCTTCAATGGGATATTCTAGTCACCCGTATTTCCCGTAGCAAATAATAAGCAGCAAAATTAATAAAGTCGTTTTGGGACTAAAAACATTACAGCTATGAATCATTCCGCATATGCATAGTTTACGACCTTTCCTTTGGTGTAACCCAAGTTAATAGTATAATGATGAAGCAATGCGCATTCTTATTCCTCTCTGCATTGTTTGCTGTCTCTTTTAAAAACAACTTTGCTGTTCATTCAAAAGCTGTTTCAATGCACAGTAGTACAGTAACGCTTTACGATCGCTGGGTTCAGCACTATATACTATGCACGCTGATCATGTTTAGTCTTTCCCCTATTAGCCATCATTTCTGGCTGATATTGTTTGGGCTGCACACGAGCTAGTTGTAAATTTTGTGCAATATACTGCGAAAACCACGAACTGAGCCGTTTGCCCGCACCAAACTCTTCACACGTAGCCAGAAACACATCATTCAGCTGTGGCAAGATCGCATGATCGAGTGTCGGAAAGAGATGATGCAAATAGTGATCACCGAAGGTGGTTAACACTTTCAACAACGATCCCTCCACACCTCTTCGCTCTACAATTGTGGCCATCTGGTAAAgtccaaaatccatgtcattactaccgaaaagaaaagaaagagataatAGGTTTAATATGATTCGATAGTGAAATTAACATAGAAATCTGTGTAGGAAAACGTACGGAAATAAATCACCGGAATGCAGTGCTTTCGGATGATGATGGCCAGCGCTCAGTCCAATAAGCCCAAAGAAGAAGCTGGCCATCAACACCACAAACAGCCACAGTTGGAAAATTACACCGATGCGTTCCGGATTGGTAGCGTACATAAAGGCGGGCAGCAGGAAAGGAATTAGATCGTCCAGATGAAACCGGTTCTTCCCTTGGCTGAAGCTATCCATCAACCGCTTGAGGTACTCGCTCAGAAAGATCGAGCCGTATATAAACGGCCCATAGAACCAGGAACCGTACCGCTGGAAGCTGTTCTTAAGATCCGCCCACGGTAGATAGCACAGGAAGGGCTCGAACGACGAAATTTCCATATCGAGCACTGAATTCGGGAACAGGTGGTGAGAAATGGCGTGCGATACACGCCACTCCCTGAAAGAGTTCAAAACAACGAGAGATACAGTAAAAATAACTATATAACACAATTTTACCTGACGCACAACTTACCGATAGCTAAGAAACGCAATGTTAAACGCGTACATGCGCCAGTTATCTCGCTGGTGTAGAAAATTGTGCGCCGCAATTACGGTTGCGTTTACGCAGATGGCACAAACTATTCCAATGGCGAAACTTTCTAGCCTGACGGCTAGGTAGGCGGTCAGCATCACGCACACTATCAGTCCATCCACTATCTGGCGCGAGCGTTCCTTTGGCGCGGGATTCACGCGGCCCAACTGTTCCCTGATACGCTGCTTGAGGGTTCGATAGAATCCATGCTCGTGAAACGTTAGCCTACAGTTGCGTGGTTG
Proteins encoded:
- the LOC120956570 gene encoding myosin heavy chain, muscle isoform X25 codes for the protein MPKPPVQVGEDPDPTEFLFVSLEQKRIDQSKPYDSKKACWVPEEKEGYVLGEIKATKGELVTVALPGGEEKNFKKEQLSQVNPPKFEKVEDMADLTYLNEAAVLHNLRQRYYSKLIYTYSGLFCVVINPYKRYPLYTNRCAKMYRGKRRNEVPPHLFAVSDGAYVNMLTNHENQSMLITGESGAGKTENTKKVIAYFATIGASGKKDENAEKKGSLEDQVVQTNPVLEAFGNAKTVRNDNSSRFGKFIRIHFTGSGKLAGADIETYLLEKARVISQQTLERSYHIFYQIMSGSVKGLKEKCLLSNNIHDYHIVAQGKTTIPSVDDGEEMQITDEAFNVLGFTQEEKDNIYRITSAVMHMGRMQFKQKGREEQAEADGTEDGDRVAKLLGVGTDDLYKNLLKPRIKVGNEFVTKGQNKDQVTNSVGALCKGIFDRLFKWLVKKCNETLDTKQKRAQFIGVLDIAGFEIFDFNGFEQLCINFTNEKLQQFFNHHMFVLEQEEYKREGINWAFIDFGMDLLACIDLIEKPMGILSILEEESMFPKATDQTFAEKLMTNHLGKSAPFMKPRPPKPGIPAGHFAIGHYAGVVSYNITGWLEKNKDPLNDTVVDQFKKGSNALMVEIFADHPGQSADPAAAKGGRGKKGAGFATVSSSYKEQLNNLMTTLKSTQPHFVRCIIPNEMKTAGVVDAHLVMHQLTCNGVLEGIRICRKGFPNRMMYPDFKLRYMILNPKGVEAEKDLKKCAQVIMDAAGLDSELYRLGNTKVFFRAGVLGQMEEFRDERLSKIMSWMQAWCRGYLSRKEFKKMQEQRVSLEIVQRNLRKYLKLRTWAWWKLWQKVKPLLNVSRVEDQIAKLEEKATKAQEAYEKEEKLRKELEALNSKLLAEKTALLDSLSGEKGALQEYQEKAAKLTAQKNDLENQLRDTQERLAQEEDARNQLFQTKKKLEQEIGSQKKDAEDLELQIQKIEQDKASKDHQIRNLNDEIAHQDELINKLNKEKKMQGEVNQKTAEELQAAEDKVNHLNKVKAKLEQTLDELEDSLEREKKLRGDVEKAKRKVEGDLKLTQEAVADLERNKKELEQTVLRKDKEISALSAKLEDEQSLVGKLQKQIKELQARIEELEEEVEAERQARAKAEKQRADLARELEELGERLEEAGGATSAQIELNKKREAELAKLRRDLEEANIQHEGTLANLRKKHNDAVAEMAEQVDQLNKLKTKAEKERTQYFAELNDARIGCDQLSNEKAAQEKIAKQLQHTLNEVQSKLDETNRTLNDFDASKKKLSIENSDLLRQLEDAESQVSQLSKIKISLTQQLEDTKRLADEEARERATLLGKFRNLEHDLDNLREQVEEEAEGKGDIQRQLSKANAEAQLWRSKYESEGVARAEELEEAKRKLQARLAEAEETIESLNQKCIALEKTKQRLATEVEDLQLEVDRASSIANAAEKKQKAFDKIIGEWKLKVDDLAAELDASQKECRNYSTELFRLKGAYEEGQEQLEAVRRENKNLADEVKDLLDQIGEGGRNIHEIEKSRKRLEAEKDELQAALEEAEAALEQEENKVLRAQLELSQVRQEIDRRIQEKEEEFENTRKNHQRALDSMQASLEAEAKGKAEALRMKKKLEADINELEIALDHANKANAEAQKNIKRYQQQLKDVQSALEEEQRARDDAREQLGISERRANALQNELEESRTLLEQADRGRRQAEQELSDAHEQLNEVSAQNASIAAAKRKLESELQTLHSDLDELLNEAKNSEEKAKKAMVDAARLADELRAEQDHAQTQEKLRKALEQQIKELQVRLDEAESNALKGGKKAIQKLEQRVRELESELDSEQRRHADAQKNLRKSERRIKELTFQSEEDRKNHERMQDLVDKLQQKIKTYKRQIEEAEEIAALNLAKFRKAQQELEEAEERADIAEQAATKFRTKGGRAGSVQRGASPAPQRQPSAMPALAGLNLPTFDDHGF